Proteins from a genomic interval of Paenibacillus sp. RC334:
- a CDS encoding TatD family hydrolase, which yields MNDSKDKKLDTAAPTTTPAPAPLIDAHIHVDSYPSEQQELLLASLADSSVEAVIAVSMHLASSRANLCLSERFPGLVRPAFGFHPEQPLPPQAELNLLFDWMDKHAEHMVAVGEVGLPYYNRLEALERGVSFDLAPYIELLERFVRFAGKHNKPIVLHAVYEDADIACDLLERHGVTQAHFHWFKGSAATTERMARNGYYVSFTPDLLYEDEIRSLATQYPLGQVMAETDGPWPFEGPFSEQQTHPCMTAEVIRAYSKLTGQNETVVRQLFYDNTRRFYALSNL from the coding sequence ATGAATGACTCGAAGGATAAAAAACTGGACACGGCAGCACCAACGACGACGCCAGCACCCGCGCCTCTAATCGACGCGCACATTCATGTGGATAGCTATCCGTCTGAGCAGCAAGAGCTATTGCTCGCTTCGCTTGCAGATAGCAGTGTCGAAGCCGTCATAGCCGTGTCCATGCATCTCGCCTCCAGCCGGGCCAATTTGTGCTTGTCTGAGCGTTTTCCCGGGCTGGTACGACCCGCCTTTGGCTTTCATCCCGAACAGCCTCTTCCACCGCAAGCTGAGCTTAATCTGTTGTTCGACTGGATGGACAAGCATGCAGAGCATATGGTCGCCGTAGGTGAAGTCGGCTTGCCCTATTATAATCGGCTGGAAGCCTTGGAGAGAGGCGTTTCCTTTGACCTTGCTCCTTACATAGAACTGCTGGAACGTTTTGTCCGATTTGCGGGAAAACATAACAAGCCGATTGTGCTGCATGCCGTCTATGAGGACGCGGACATTGCCTGCGATTTACTGGAACGCCACGGCGTCACGCAGGCGCATTTCCATTGGTTTAAAGGCTCTGCCGCCACGACCGAACGCATGGCCCGTAACGGCTATTATGTCTCCTTCACACCGGATCTCTTGTATGAGGATGAAATCCGAAGTTTGGCAACACAGTATCCTCTCGGTCAGGTGATGGCGGAAACGGACGGCCCTTGGCCCTTTGAAGGGCCTTTTTCCGAACAACAGACCCATCCATGCATGACCGCCGAAGTCATTCGGGCGTATAGCAAGCTGACAGGTCAAAATGAAACTGTTGTTCGGCAATTATTTTATGACAATACGAGACGCTTTTACGCACTGTCTAATTTATAA
- a CDS encoding ABC transporter ATP-binding protein — protein sequence MSLHPTDLSPQNMAGGQRAVEPQEHSSTSPALELDGISLAFREKRSSLPVLQDVSLSVRPGEFVSLIGPSGSGKSTLFHIIGGLLKPQLGHIRMNGQDVTGERGHISYMPQQPALFPWRTTLDNVLLGQENARRKDTTAQLRHSSERERRKEALQWLEQVGLGPFAKAYPHTLSGGMQQRAAFLRALLSPQELMLLDEPFSALDALTRGDMQQWLLRMWEKNRRSVLFITHSIEEALLLSDRIYVLSARPASVIHVVDVPFPRPRREEITLDPRFIEWKRKMTGWMREEKHRLEGDTDNTGGVREDTSGNGAKPL from the coding sequence ATGAGTCTGCATCCTACTGACTTATCACCGCAAAATATGGCTGGTGGACAACGAGCCGTGGAACCGCAGGAGCATTCTTCCACTTCTCCAGCCTTGGAACTGGACGGTATTAGCCTGGCCTTCCGGGAAAAGCGAAGCTCGCTGCCTGTATTGCAGGATGTATCCTTGAGCGTTCGACCTGGGGAATTCGTCTCCCTGATCGGTCCGTCCGGCAGCGGCAAAAGCACGCTGTTTCACATCATCGGTGGGCTGCTCAAGCCGCAGCTGGGGCACATCCGTATGAACGGACAGGACGTGACTGGGGAACGCGGGCATATCAGCTATATGCCTCAACAGCCCGCGCTTTTCCCGTGGCGTACCACGCTGGACAACGTGCTGCTCGGGCAGGAAAATGCGCGGCGTAAAGATACAACAGCGCAGCTCCGGCACAGCAGCGAACGCGAACGCCGTAAGGAAGCCCTGCAATGGCTGGAGCAGGTCGGGCTTGGCCCATTCGCTAAGGCGTATCCGCATACGCTCTCTGGCGGCATGCAGCAGCGGGCGGCTTTCCTGCGCGCGCTACTCAGTCCGCAAGAGCTGATGCTGCTGGATGAGCCGTTCAGCGCACTGGACGCGCTGACGCGCGGAGACATGCAACAATGGCTCCTGCGGATGTGGGAGAAGAACCGCCGCTCTGTGCTGTTTATTACCCACAGCATTGAGGAAGCGTTGCTGCTCTCCGACCGTATCTATGTACTGTCAGCACGACCTGCTTCGGTGATACACGTCGTAGACGTTCCCTTCCCTCGCCCTCGCAGGGAAGAAATCACCCTCGACCCGCGCTTTATCGAATGGAAGCGGAAAATGACAGGCTGGATGCGCGAGGAAAAGCACAGACTGGAAGGCGACACGGACAACACTGGAGGCGTCCGTGAGGATACTTCAGGTAATGGGGCGAAGCCGTTATGA
- a CDS encoding ABC transporter permease, with the protein MNPKGKSASWWKSVWPPLVAVLFFLAAWQGAVSYLHVESWLLPAPSLIVQEGMAQSALLGAHTWATVRLTLAGFAIGTATGLLIAIVLHTIPFLKSALYPLLILSQNIPTIALGPLLMVWFGFGVLPKLMVITLVCFFPVAVAAMDGLTRTDRTMMSYMRMSGAGRMAIFMKLELPHSLPQVFSGIKIAATYSVMGAIIAEWIGASEGIGYYMNLQKSAYRTDLIFAAIGIIVTLSLLMFVAILLLEKWLVRWKPDQE; encoded by the coding sequence ATGAATCCGAAAGGCAAAAGCGCATCCTGGTGGAAAAGCGTATGGCCGCCCCTTGTGGCGGTCCTCTTCTTTTTAGCCGCCTGGCAGGGGGCGGTTTCCTATTTACATGTTGAATCCTGGTTACTGCCAGCTCCGTCCCTGATCGTGCAGGAAGGAATGGCCCAGTCGGCGCTGCTTGGTGCCCATACTTGGGCTACCGTTCGCTTAACGCTGGCGGGATTTGCTATCGGCACAGCAACTGGACTATTGATCGCCATTGTTCTTCATACCATCCCTTTTCTCAAATCGGCTCTGTATCCGCTGCTCATTCTTAGTCAAAACATTCCGACCATCGCTCTCGGCCCATTGCTGATGGTGTGGTTTGGTTTTGGCGTGTTGCCCAAGCTGATGGTTATTACACTGGTCTGCTTTTTTCCTGTGGCTGTAGCGGCCATGGACGGGCTGACGAGGACGGACCGCACGATGATGAGCTATATGCGCATGTCGGGCGCAGGCCGTATGGCTATTTTCATGAAGCTGGAGCTGCCGCATTCCCTGCCACAAGTATTTTCGGGCATCAAGATTGCCGCCACCTACAGCGTGATGGGCGCGATCATTGCGGAATGGATCGGAGCCAGTGAAGGAATTGGATATTATATGAATTTGCAAAAATCAGCCTACCGCACGGATCTGATTTTTGCCGCCATTGGCATTATTGTTACACTTAGCTTGCTAATGTTCGTAGCTATTCTACTGCTGGAAAAATGGCTGGTACGTTGGAAACCCGACCAGGAATAG
- a CDS encoding MTH1187 family thiamine-binding protein — protein sequence MANTLLSIQVIPKTPNNEDSYVYVDTAIEVIQRSGVKHQVNPLDTTMEGELDELLKVVKEMHEALTEAGSPSIISQIKIAHNPQGISMDKLTEKYRP from the coding sequence ATGGCTAACACACTGCTCAGTATTCAAGTAATTCCTAAAACCCCCAATAACGAGGACTCTTACGTATATGTAGATACGGCAATTGAAGTTATTCAGCGCTCCGGTGTCAAACATCAGGTGAACCCATTGGATACGACCATGGAAGGCGAGCTGGACGAGCTGCTGAAGGTGGTTAAAGAAATGCACGAGGCACTGACGGAAGCAGGCAGTCCAAGCATCATTTCACAAATCAAAATCGCACATAACCCGCAGGGCATCAGCATGGATAAGCTGACCGAGAAATATCGCCCATGA
- a CDS encoding ABC transporter substrate-binding protein, whose translation MKRMKMLSLGLISLWLMTLTLTACGGGSPSAPQGAAPAANTQATSPTKGLKDVKVVLDWTPNTNHTGLYVAKDKGFYEKAGLNVQIVQPGSGGADQMVASNAVPFGISYQEGVTQARTQGVPLVSIAAVIQHNTSGFAAPVDRGIKSPKDFEGKKYGGWGSPVEEAVMKSIMDADKSDVSKVKIINMGNADYFTAVKRDIDFAWIFYAWTGIEAQLRGEPLDMLYVKDYSKSLDYYTPVIVSNEQTIKNDPELVKAFMDATAQGYEYTIAHPEEAADILTKAVPELDKKLVLASQKWLSPRYQDDAAQWGVQKTEVWQNYSDWMYERKLLSKPLEVDKAFTNDFLPKR comes from the coding sequence ATGAAGCGCATGAAAATGTTAAGCCTAGGGCTGATCAGTCTGTGGCTCATGACCCTGACTCTGACCGCCTGCGGCGGAGGCTCCCCCTCTGCACCACAAGGCGCGGCTCCTGCCGCCAATACCCAAGCGACCTCCCCGACCAAGGGACTCAAGGATGTTAAAGTCGTGCTCGACTGGACGCCAAATACGAATCATACGGGACTCTATGTCGCCAAGGACAAAGGATTTTACGAAAAAGCAGGCTTGAATGTCCAGATCGTTCAGCCCGGTTCGGGCGGAGCCGATCAAATGGTTGCTTCCAATGCTGTACCTTTTGGTATCAGTTATCAGGAGGGAGTCACACAAGCTCGTACGCAAGGGGTACCGCTCGTATCCATCGCTGCGGTCATTCAGCATAATACATCAGGCTTCGCAGCCCCGGTTGACCGCGGGATTAAGAGCCCGAAGGATTTTGAAGGTAAAAAATACGGCGGCTGGGGTTCGCCCGTAGAAGAAGCGGTCATGAAATCCATCATGGACGCAGACAAGAGCGATGTAAGCAAGGTGAAGATCATCAACATGGGTAATGCCGATTATTTTACAGCCGTGAAGCGGGATATCGACTTTGCCTGGATTTTCTACGCATGGACCGGGATTGAAGCCCAACTACGGGGTGAACCACTGGATATGCTGTATGTAAAAGATTATTCCAAAAGTCTGGATTACTATACACCCGTCATCGTGAGCAACGAACAGACCATTAAAAATGATCCCGAACTGGTCAAGGCCTTCATGGACGCGACCGCCCAAGGCTATGAATATACCATCGCTCACCCGGAAGAAGCCGCAGACATCTTGACCAAAGCGGTTCCGGAACTGGATAAAAAGCTGGTACTCGCCAGCCAAAAATGGCTAAGCCCGCGTTATCAGGACGATGCCGCCCAATGGGGCGTACAAAAAACGGAAGTATGGCAAAACTACTCCGACTGGATGTACGAACGCAAGCTGCTCAGCAAGCCTTTGGAAGTCGATAAAGCCTTCACAAACGACTTCCTGCCCAAGCGTTAA
- a CDS encoding pyridoxamine 5'-phosphate oxidase family protein: MGKTETLDRSQLEQAIVKALDNNKFCSLGTVEGGKPKVRYMALFNEGLNIHLATDRKTHKVEELKDNPNAYLLLGYEVGGTKEVVEVEATVRVTADEGLRKQVWNDSLKEWFSGPDDPDYVILDVNPTRIEYVGKQTGRQVWEK, encoded by the coding sequence GTGGGTAAAACGGAAACATTGGATCGCAGCCAACTGGAACAAGCCATTGTAAAGGCTTTGGATAACAACAAATTTTGCTCGTTGGGTACAGTAGAAGGCGGCAAGCCGAAGGTGCGCTATATGGCTCTTTTTAACGAAGGGCTGAACATTCATCTCGCGACAGATCGCAAAACACATAAGGTGGAAGAGCTGAAGGATAATCCAAACGCTTATCTGCTGCTGGGCTATGAGGTTGGCGGTACGAAGGAAGTCGTGGAGGTTGAGGCTACTGTCCGGGTAACGGCTGACGAGGGACTCCGCAAACAAGTGTGGAATGATTCGTTGAAGGAATGGTTTTCTGGCCCGGATGACCCCGATTATGTCATTCTGGATGTGAATCCGACTCGTATTGAGTATGTGGGTAAGCAAACCGGACGTCAGGTGTGGGAGAAATAG
- a CDS encoding bifunctional 2',3'-cyclic-nucleotide 2'-phosphodiesterase/3'-nucleotidase, with the protein MIFHKKWFRGLTAAVVACNMLVFSAAPSWAASESKDSGTVNLRIMETTDIHAALMNYDYYADKETNEYGLINTAGLIQQARSETRNSLLFDNGDLLQGNPLGDYMARSKTFEKEGGVHPVYKMMNFMGYDAATVGNHEFNYGLDFLERSLKGADFPYVNANVYYDDGGQGTKNYFTPYRILDKTVTDEKGKEYTLKVGVIGLVTPQITQWDEGNLKGKVVTKDIVETAKKFIPQMKTEGADIIIVLAHTGYEDVPQTPMMENAVKYLSKVDGINAILFGHAHKSFPGPDFKEMSGVDLDKGTINGVPAVEASSWGKELGIIDLTLEKKKYEWNVTNSQSEVRPVVNPKTQAVQMNPEFKLVDAIKEEHTGTLDYVRQPVGTTTAPINSYFALVQDDPSIQIVTNAQKWYVQNHLKGTEYENLPVLSAGAPFKAGGRNGAEYYTNIPEGTIAIKNVSDLYVYPNTVQAVEVTGAEIQEWLEWSAGQFNHIDPKKTEEQSLINKDFPTYNFDVIDGVKYQIDVTQPARYDAKGTVIDPSAHRIKDLQYNGKAIDPAQKFIVATNNYRASSSKLANPDGKRIVMAAPDESRQVVIDYIRTNGTINPAADGNWSIAPFGETKVTFESSPDAKDVLAGNQQISFLGSAADGFAKYSLKAGAKPNAATTPVKETVTPAKATAKSAVKATKPAVAQPAKTTKPKASK; encoded by the coding sequence TTGATATTTCATAAAAAATGGTTTAGAGGGCTTACAGCAGCAGTCGTTGCCTGTAACATGCTGGTGTTTTCAGCCGCTCCGTCTTGGGCTGCCAGCGAATCCAAGGATAGCGGTACAGTGAATTTGCGGATCATGGAAACAACGGATATTCATGCGGCCTTGATGAATTACGATTACTATGCGGACAAGGAAACGAACGAATATGGCTTGATTAACACAGCTGGACTGATCCAGCAGGCGCGCAGTGAAACGAGAAACAGCCTGTTGTTCGATAACGGCGACTTGTTGCAGGGCAATCCACTGGGTGATTATATGGCCAGAAGCAAAACCTTCGAGAAAGAAGGCGGTGTCCATCCAGTCTACAAGATGATGAACTTTATGGGCTATGATGCGGCTACGGTGGGGAACCACGAATTTAACTATGGTCTCGACTTTTTGGAAAGATCACTCAAGGGAGCTGATTTTCCTTACGTAAATGCGAATGTGTATTACGATGATGGGGGCCAAGGGACTAAAAATTATTTTACCCCTTATCGGATTCTTGATAAAACGGTAACGGATGAGAAGGGGAAAGAGTATACGCTCAAAGTGGGCGTGATTGGCTTGGTAACGCCCCAAATTACACAATGGGATGAAGGCAATTTGAAGGGAAAGGTCGTTACCAAGGACATTGTGGAAACGGCAAAAAAGTTTATTCCTCAAATGAAAACCGAGGGTGCTGACATTATTATTGTGCTGGCACACACAGGTTATGAGGATGTACCGCAGACTCCGATGATGGAAAATGCCGTTAAATATTTGAGCAAGGTAGACGGAATTAACGCTATTTTATTTGGACACGCGCATAAATCCTTCCCCGGCCCTGATTTTAAAGAAATGAGCGGTGTAGACCTGGATAAAGGAACGATCAATGGTGTGCCGGCTGTAGAAGCTTCCTCATGGGGCAAGGAGCTAGGTATTATTGACCTGACCCTGGAAAAGAAAAAATACGAGTGGAACGTAACAAATTCACAGTCTGAAGTGCGTCCGGTTGTGAATCCCAAAACTCAGGCTGTGCAGATGAATCCTGAGTTTAAACTGGTAGATGCGATCAAGGAAGAGCATACAGGAACGCTGGATTATGTTCGTCAACCGGTAGGAACCACAACCGCACCGATTAACAGTTATTTTGCATTAGTGCAGGATGACCCATCCATTCAGATTGTGACGAATGCACAAAAATGGTACGTACAGAACCATCTTAAAGGGACCGAATACGAAAATCTTCCCGTATTGTCGGCTGGCGCCCCATTCAAGGCTGGTGGCCGAAACGGTGCCGAGTATTACACCAACATTCCTGAAGGCACGATAGCCATTAAAAACGTGTCCGATCTGTACGTGTACCCGAACACGGTTCAGGCCGTAGAAGTTACCGGTGCTGAAATTCAGGAATGGCTGGAGTGGTCTGCGGGCCAGTTCAACCATATCGATCCAAAGAAAACCGAGGAACAATCGCTGATTAACAAAGATTTCCCTACCTACAATTTTGATGTCATTGACGGTGTGAAGTACCAGATTGATGTGACTCAGCCTGCACGATATGATGCCAAGGGAACCGTTATTGATCCTTCTGCTCATCGTATCAAGGATTTACAATACAACGGGAAAGCAATTGATCCTGCACAGAAATTTATCGTAGCGACCAACAACTATCGTGCTTCCTCATCCAAACTGGCAAATCCGGATGGCAAACGCATTGTGATGGCAGCACCGGACGAAAGCCGCCAAGTCGTTATTGATTACATCCGTACGAACGGAACGATTAATCCGGCTGCGGATGGCAACTGGTCTATTGCTCCTTTCGGTGAGACTAAGGTTACCTTCGAATCCTCGCCTGATGCAAAAGACGTGCTTGCCGGAAACCAGCAAATTTCATTCCTCGGCAGCGCGGCTGACGGCTTTGCAAAATACAGCTTGAAAGCTGGCGCGAAGCCCAATGCAGCAACGACTCCTGTAAAGGAAACCGTGACTCCAGCGAAGGCAACAGCGAAGTCTGCCGTAAAAGCAACCAAACCTGCGGTAGCTCAACCAGCTAAAACAACCAAACCGAAGGCTTCCAAATAA